From the Bacteroidia bacterium genome, the window GAAGAGAGTTGTATAAATTAGATAAAGACGACGCTGCGATGGATGATTTTATGTTTTGTATGCAAGTGGAACCAGACAATTACCGTCCTGTTTTGATGGTAGGAACAGAACATTATAAAAAGAAAGAATACCGCAGCGCCATTGGTTTTTACAATCGTGCCATTGCGATGAACGATACGTGTTTTGATGCTTTTAATGATCGCGCTGTTTCGTATGCGATGCTTCGTGTTTCGGATTCAGCTTTACTGAGTTTTAACAAGGCTTTGCAACTGCGCCCGAACGATAAAGATGCCTTGGGAAATCGGGATTTATTATTAAAAACAAATCCAACTACACTTCAAGCAAGCGATTCCATCAATCAAAAAATAGCTGCTGATCCGAATAATCCGCTTTTATATTATCAACGCGGATTATCCTTGTATCAAAATAAAAATTTTGACAAAGCATTGGACGATTTCAACAAAGCTATTTCGCTTCGTAAAAAATATACCGATGCCTTGTATTATCGCGCTATTGTGGAAGATGCGCAAAATAAGCCAGAAAATGCGATGGCAGATTACAATGCCGTTATTCGCATCGATCCGAAGTATGAAAATGCTTACAACAATCGCGGAATCGAATTTGGAAAAGCTGGAAAATTAGACCTTGCTTTAAAAGATTTTAAAACCGCTGCCGCGATAAATCCCAATAACGGCGATGCTTTTTACAATATCGGATTTACGTATCACATTATGAAACAAGACGACCAAGCTTGTCCGTACATTAAAAAAGCAGCCGAAATGGGCAATCAACAAGCCATTCACGCCGAAAATGATTTTTGCAAAGACAAGTAATTTAGCGATTCCATTTTCTCGTTTCAAAAAAATAATTTTTCGAGCAGTAAAAAATAGTACACCGCTATGGAGCCAAACGGCTTGTTGTCCAAACGTTTTTTTTCAATGAATATAAAATACGATCGTGTAAACGTCCACTGCGTCCTTGCCAAAACTCAATAGACATAGGGCTCAACACATAACCGCCCCAATGAGGAGGTCGAGGAATTTCGGTACCAGAAAATTTTTTTTCAAAATCAGAAAAAGCTTTTTCGAATTCCGAACGATTTTTTATCGGCTTACTTTGCGCAGATGCCCACGCTCCTATTTTGCTTTCGTATGGACGACTTGCAAAATAGATATCTGATTCTTCCTTTGTTTGTTTTTTGATAGTGCCTTCTATTCGAATTTGTTTTTCGAGCGATTGCCAATAAAAAGTGAGTGCAGCAAAGGGGTTTTCTGCCAATTCTTTTCCTTTTCGGCTGGTATAATTGGTATAAAAATAAAACCCTTTGTCTGAAAATTTTCGCAACAATACAATTCGTGCAGAAGGTTTTCCTTTTCTGGAAGCTGTTGATAAAATCATTGTATTTGGCTCTGGAACATTTGATTTAACAGCTAATTCAAACCATTTTTCAAATTGTTCGATTGGATTTTTCATTACCAATTTTTCATCCAAACTGCTTTTCTCATAATTTTTTCGGGCTGAAAAAATTTTTTTTTCCAATTGTTTCATAAACCTTTTTTTACTTTGCAAAAGTAGAGATAATTTTAATTTCTTTTTTCATGAAATATTCGATTGATTTAACATTCCAAACACCTGAAAGCTGGATAAAAAAAGTGCTTTCTGATTTCGATTCCTTTTTGCAAGATCATGCCGATTGTGAGCGCAAAGCTTCCGCAATGGCGATGAGTTTTATCGCGAAATGTCCGGATAAAACAGAAATTATTCCGGAGTTAATTGAAACCGCTTTGGAAGAGTTGGCGCATTTTCAACAAGTATATCAATTGATGGAAAAAAAAGGAGTTCAACTAAAAAAAGAAATGCCGCAAGATGTGTATATTCATGAACTTATTGCCTGTTGCCGCTCCGGAAAAGAAGAACGATTATTAGACAGAATGTTAATTGCATCCATCGTAGAATGCAGAGGTGCCGAGCGTTTTCGAATGATTTCCGAAAATAGTGAAGAAGACGAATTGAAATTATTTTACAAAACTTTATGGACTTCCGAAGCCAAACACGGAACCCTTTTTGTAAAATTGGCGTTACATTATCACGATGAAAAATTCGTTTACAAACGCTTGCACGAACTCACCAATTTAGAAGCAGAGATTTGCAGCAAACTTCCAATACGAGCCGCTTTGCATTAAAATAAGCTCTCTTTTGTCTTTCGAAAGAATAATTGAATTCAGAATTTGGCAAACGAAAATACTGTTGATACAAAGAGGCAAGAAAAATTATTTTTTGATAAAGGCTGTTTAGAAAGAAAATATTCAGAAAAAACTAAGGAAGCGGACAAGTAAATTCTGTGGTTAAATAATAAGTACTACTTCCGGAAAGCCAAGGTGCGGTACAAATTCCAATTGTCCATTTATTGAACGAAATTTTTTTTTCCAGTCCACTACATTTTTTGCACCTTCCAACACTTTTTCTAAATTACCTCCAATGCGGTACTGTTCGTAGGTTTCCTGCGTTGTTCCATCAATGGAAATAATTAATCTATCTAATCCTGATTCGACTGTTTTTTTTGCATTTCCCGAATTCAAATAATGAGCGTTGGTGGAAGTGGCGGTGTAAATATTTTTTTCGGAAGCGGCTTTTACCATTTCTAAAAATTGTGGATTCAAATACGGTTCGCCTTGAAAATAAAAAATGAGGTACAACAAATTATTTTCTAATTCGCTCAGTACTTTTTGAAAAAATTTTTTTTCGAGCATTCCGGTTGGACGCGTAAACTCGCGCTTTCCGCTTGGGCATTCCGGACAACGTAAATTACAAGAAGTAGTAGGTTCTATCGAAATACTTATTGGCATTCCGCGATGACGAACTTGTTTGGTGATTTTAGAAAAATAAAAACTTCCCAAAATCTGAATTGCATTTAACGATTTCGAAAAGGTAAGTTTGCTTAGAAAATTAATTCCGTCTGTTATTTTTTTTCTCACGAAAAATAAGTTTTCCGTAAAGATAGGCTTTTCAGTATTTCTATAATTACAGAAAGGTAGAGTAAAGATGGTTATCGCTTAAAAAGAAACTTAAACAAATTAGTAGATAAATTTTAAACAGGCTCAATGAGTTTTAAAATTAGGAAAAATTATTTTTTATATTAACAATCAGCACGATAAGAATAGAATTAAAAAATAAAACCTTTTTTACTTGTTGTTTTGTTTTGTGATATTAACTTTGTTGAATTTACATCAGTTAACGGATATGCCGAAAACCGCTTAGAGTAGGCACAAAACAAAAACCTTAAAAAATGAAAACAAAATTACTTTTAATTGGAGTAGTCTTCGGTACTGCTGTAATTTTATCAAGTTGTAACAAAGCAACTATTGCACCTCCTGATGAAAATGCTGGAACAATGAATTTTGACCAAACAAAATCAGAGATAAATGCTTTAGTGGCAAAGTATCCGCCTTCAAACCATAAGACTCCTGTGTGGCTGGGAACTGCTTTAGCTGATGCTGGTGGAGCTTGGAGGGGAGGAGTAGAGGGGTCTGAGTTTGGTCCTTGGGGTACGGGTGCAGGAGCTGTGCTTGGTGGTGTTTTTGCATCGCTTTGTTATGGCACTGCAACTGGGGTTAGAGTAACTTCATTACCTCCAAGTGTGGTTACATCAAAGTTTTATGATCAAATAGGCGACATGCATAATAGTATATTGTTTTATCTTATGAATTCGGATTATTCAAAAGGTAACCAGATTGATACTTTGGTTGTTTTCAACACAATTAAAGTACAACTTGTGAACGACTGGAATGCTTTGGAATATGATAAAAAATCAGTAGATGATATTCATGTCGATTATTCTCAGTTTGTAAATTATTGTAATGAAGGAATTGAATTTGCAAATACCCGCAATGTAAATTTGTTAACGAATGACATACAAGCTAGATTTGTCTTAGGACTTTATGTGAATACAGTTTCTAATTTGGATAATAAATATTTAGTAAATGTATTCACTACTGCTTATTCAGCTATTGTTCAACAAAGTGCTATTGCATCGCCAACCAAACAAGGAATTTTAGTTTTTCTTACAGTGTATAATCACAGCTTTTCTTACTGGAATAATAAATAAAAATTATGGAAACAAGACTTGGTTTATTTCAAAAAGTAATTGGAGCAATTATTTTTATTTGCTTCGGTTTGGATATTCTTTTTTTTAAACAAATAACATTACTAAAATCAATCATAGCAACCCAAATTATTGGATATGTAGGTATTGCTATCATTTTAGCTTATTTAATAAGCATCATTTTAAGATTCAAAAAAACTAAATCAATACCGCCCATCAAAGGTTGGGGAAATTTTATTGTTTATATTATTTTTTTGATATTAATGATGAATTCTCTGTTAAAAAGCAGTCTCATTTTATTTTTAATAGTAGGAATTCTTGGCTTTATTGAAATTGTAATAGGTTGTATGATTAATTTAAAAAGAGGTAATATAACAAATTCATAAAAAATATTAGGTCAAGATAAGTTAAAACATTTTATTTTTGTCTTAATTTATCTTGATCCTTTTTATATTTACGGCTATTAAAAAAATAGCTTCGACATTAAACAAACAAATTTTAAAACAATCAACATGGCACCAATTATCGCAATTATTATTGTATTGCTTTTGTCTGGATTTCGCATTGCACAAGAATATCAACGTGGTGTTGTATTTCGGCTTGGGCGTTTTAAAGGTATAAAAGGTCCAGGAATTTATTGGATTATTCCCTTTGTTGACAGACAACAACGAGTTGATATCCGAACAAAAACGGTGGATTTAGAGCAACAAGAAACGATCACGAAAGACAGTGTTACCATTAAAGTAAATGCGGTTCTTTGGTTTAAAATAGTTAATCCGGAAAATGCAATCATTCAAGTAGCCGACTTTAACAAAGCTGTGTATCAATTTTCTGTAACCGCTTTACGAAATATTATTGGACAAAATACACTTGACGAAGTATTACGTGAACGAGAAAGTATTAATGCAACACTTCAAAAAATTGTGGATTCAGCATCAGAATCGTGGGGAATTAAAATTGAAATGGTAGAAATGAAAGATGTTGAAATTCCAGAAGCTATGCAACGAGCAATGGCGAGAGAAGCAGAAGCTATTCGAGAAAAAAGAGCGCGTATTGTAAAAGCTGAAGCTGAATTAGAAGCATCTATAAAGTTAACTCAAGGTGCAAAAATAATGGAAGGAAGTCCAATTTCACTTGAATTAAGAAGAATGCAAATGTTATCAGAAATAGGTATTGATAATAGTACAACCACTGTTTTTGTTTTACCATCCGACTTTACAAATGCGGCTAAAAGTTTTACCGAATTTGTCAATAAAAAGAAATCGGAAGAGTAAAATTTACTTTTTAGGAGGATGATGATTGATAATTTTTATCACTTATTTTATCCAAGTTCTAAATTTTTAGTTGAGAAAAATTATTTTTTCAAGGCTCTATTTTTAATCGCTAAATTCGCTTTCAAAACAGTAGAAAATGATTTTAGTAACAGGTGGAACAGGTTTAGTAGGCAGCCGACTTTTATTCGATTTAGTTAAA encodes:
- the pdxH gene encoding pyridoxamine 5'-phosphate oxidase, translated to MKQLEKKIFSARKNYEKSSLDEKLVMKNPIEQFEKWFELAVKSNVPEPNTMILSTASRKGKPSARIVLLRKFSDKGFYFYTNYTSRKGKELAENPFAALTFYWQSLEKQIRIEGTIKKQTKEESDIYFASRPYESKIGAWASAQSKPIKNRSEFEKAFSDFEKKFSGTEIPRPPHWGGYVLSPMSIEFWQGRSGRLHDRILYSLKKNVWTTSRLAP
- a CDS encoding slipin family protein, with amino-acid sequence MAPIIAIIIVLLLSGFRIAQEYQRGVVFRLGRFKGIKGPGIYWIIPFVDRQQRVDIRTKTVDLEQQETITKDSVTIKVNAVLWFKIVNPENAIIQVADFNKAVYQFSVTALRNIIGQNTLDEVLRERESINATLQKIVDSASESWGIKIEMVEMKDVEIPEAMQRAMAREAEAIREKRARIVKAEAELEASIKLTQGAKIMEGSPISLELRRMQMLSEIGIDNSTTTVFVLPSDFTNAAKSFTEFVNKKKSEE
- a CDS encoding tRNA-(ms[2]io[6]A)-hydroxylase, whose product is MKYSIDLTFQTPESWIKKVLSDFDSFLQDHADCERKASAMAMSFIAKCPDKTEIIPELIETALEELAHFQQVYQLMEKKGVQLKKEMPQDVYIHELIACCRSGKEERLLDRMLIASIVECRGAERFRMISENSEEDELKLFYKTLWTSEAKHGTLFVKLALHYHDEKFVYKRLHELTNLEAEICSKLPIRAALH